Proteins encoded together in one Sander lucioperca isolate FBNREF2018 chromosome 17, SLUC_FBN_1.2, whole genome shotgun sequence window:
- the kiaa0232 gene encoding uncharacterized protein KIAA0232 homolog, with the protein MRPVSTDSDGPAPPENLSCPYPLVGPLPASEMSLLQSLGPVQSWLCQELEKCGIDAMIYTRYVLSLLLHDSYDYDLQDQENDIFLGWEKGTGKKWGKSKKKGGTDLSLEEMKKQAAVQCLRSASDENSGIESLVEELCSKLKDIQNKQKEEKQIQKKSDGSQSPERAESPSSKDQVEMYYEAFPPLSEKPVCLQEIMTVWNKAKACAYSSSSSAAPQTSTDTSSPKDCNSEGEAAKERNLEACGTITTVTNERGQQRRSKREKENRYHGGAGAEEKSTVHSKRQTRHRSEGKYRPRSWSSGSSEAGSSSSGNQGDLKSSRSKAVRIRHKSREAAKNKRTRNSGQVKLQVKLIDREERRNAGGSSSSATGGAAKQPQLYKKGKRPLKEIRKDPGWKEGKESGVEARNKKEYMEEPLWYTEPITEYFVPFSSRQSKLETKYRNKVDSPDGFALSADMERLPERIQGICIANESYHRAYLAAGSFVDGHFVEGPGEAEDETVELTGTSSCPQPEDSRDLDDEHLSEFTHFYEVDIYQSILDTSASDSVQESRILSMIRQKSKEQRDVEAECCLVLDGLEQQGESAIRADSQEASGSIGFLMEDLENMAQVWGCYSPSTSEDIDGESFVGDSPIRLSPLFDSVSFTLSKLSGNLEEPAVPEATTEPSALNSSCFSLFELQYDSPTFPFSRDSLTVGHENNTDSSSCLDPHPHKQSRLLIWTKNSAFDETEHCSNLSTRTCSPWSHSEETRSDNEQGNVPTEDAAQIGNEEIVCIIPPLSGTYLEDEILDFLQEDPGSKCEDVSISTASNQTFTKKSKLESICGIALEEDKSEQYSTGMFSDNANQHSDDYSSGIIKDIWTAIGDDKSVTSKQGAEKPSEGLFSDESGGYCCSCLEVQAKGVPIQGPQKKAVQRSEYHLWEGKKEEQDLAKNKLSKVDGAGDYMTPSKPWDLTSDKESTSFILGGVYGELKTLSGDKNWAVVPPSDTQDSLLQCAAAAASASASSSDMLTITGTDVFMNTGSCFAPGHRPLWRPLVSFGQSDQAIKGGGDGLNKGFSFIFHEDLLGSYGGLHGEEQGLDYPFASFNLNNPFSQVLHVECSFEPEDMASFSPGFKPKSILCSDSENDAFHPRIYGINRTQYRAIRISPRTHFRPISASELSPGGVSDSEAETDKEEMSFPVLAPVDVFDDPQADLKPLEEDAECEGPYYGKSELESGKFLPRLKKSGMEKSAQTSLDSQEGSSTLLPIAEQEICLDCKTAAAAPTAGGQTDVSVGKIQKEESSGEKQSCLSAPAGQIHKYGIAYDFVGDVPEFPLLNISGQGGTGNQQDECWWQSTLCSPLFPGSQCTGSSNI; encoded by the exons GAAAATGACATCTTCTTGGGCTGGGAGAAGGGAACTGGGAAGAAATGGGGCAAGAGTAAGAAGAAAGGAGGGACCGACTTGAGTCTTGAGGAAATGAAGAAGCAAGCTGCTGTGCAATGCCTCCGCTCTGCATCTGATGAA AACTCTGGAATTGAGAGCCTGGTTGAAGAGCTTTGCTCTAAACTAAAGGAcatccaaaacaaacagaaag AGGAAAAACAGATTCAAAAGAAATCTGATGGCTCTCAGTCTCCGGAGCGAGCTGAGTCCCCCTCTTCAAAGGACCAGGTGGAAAT GTATTATGAAGCCTTTCCTCCTTTGTCAGAGAAACCTGTTTGTCTCCAAGAGATTATGACGGTGTGGAACAAAGCTAAGGCCTGCGCATATTCAAGTTCATCATCTGCAGCCCCACAGACCAGCACAGACACCTCTTCCCCAAAAGATTGCAACAGTGAAGGTGAGGCTGCGAAGGAGCGAAACCTCGAAGCATGCGGCACCATCACTACTGTGACCAACGAGAGAGGCCAGCAGCGACGAAgcaagagggagaaagaaaatcGATACCATGGTGGTGCAGGAGCAGAGGAGAAATCTACCGTCCACTCGAAGAGACAGACGAGACACAGATCTGAGGGCAAATACAGACCCAGATCCTGGTCTTCTGGCTCTAGTGAGGCGGGCTCCAGCTCAAGTGGGAACCAGGGTGACTTGAAGTCCTCCAGAAGCAAGGCAGTTAGAATAAGGCACAAATCCAGGGAGGCTGCAAAGAATAAGAGAACACGCAACAGCGGGCAGGTGAAGCTACAGGTGAAGTTAATCGACCGAGAGGAGCGAAGAAACGCAGGAGGGAGCAGTAGCAGTGCCACTGGAGGCGCTGCCAAACAACCACAGCTTTACAAAAAGGGGAAGAGACCTCTGAAGGAGATTCGTAAAGATCCAGGCTGGAAGGAGGGGAAAGAGTCCGGAGTTGAAGCCAgaaacaaaaaggaatacatgGAGGAGCCACTTTGGTACACTGAGCCCATCACAGAGTATTTTGTACCTTTCAGCAGCAGACAAAGCAAGCTGGAAACAAAATACCGAAACAAGGTAGACTCTCCTGATGGCTTTGCTTTGTCAGCCGACATGGAGAGGCTGCCGGAGAGAATCCAGGGAATCTGCATTGCCAATGAGAGCTACCACAGAGCTTACCTAGCAGCAGGCTCCTTTGTAGATGGGCACTTTGTGGAAGGGCCTGGCGAAGCAGAAGATGAAACTGTTGAACTCACTGGGACCTCAAGCTGCCCTCAGCCAGAGGATAGTAGAGATTTAGATGACGAGCATCTGTCTGAATTCACTCACTTCTATGAAGTTGACATTTATCAATCCATATTGGATACTAGTGCCTCAGACTCTGTACAAGAAAGTCGGATCTTGAGCATGATTCGACAAAAAAGCAAAGAGCAAAGAGACGTTGAGGCAGAATGTTGTTTAGTGTTAGATGGCCTTGAGCAGCAAGGGGAAAGTGCAATACGGGCAGACTCACAGGAAGCTTCGGGATCTATTGGATTCTTAATGGAGGATCTTGAAAACATGGCTCAAGTGTGGGGATGTTATTCGCCATCTACTTCAGAAGATATAGACGGAGAAAGCTTCGTAGGAGACTCTCCCATTCGACTCTCCCCCCTTTTCGATAGTGTTTCATTTACTCTGAGCAAACTATCTGGAAATCTGGAGGAGCCAGCTGTCCCTGAAGCCACCACTGAACCCTCTGCTTTGAACTCATCCTGCTTCTCTCTTTTTGAGCTGCAGTACGACAGCCCCACTTTTCCTTTTTCCCGCGACTCACTCACCGTTGGTCATGAAAACAACACCGATTCTAGTAGCTGTCTCGACCCCCATCCGCATAAACAGTCTCGTTTGCTAATATGGACCAAAAATAGTGCCTTTGACGAAACTGAACACTGTTCTAACCTTTCAACACGAACTTGCAGTCCGTGGTCCCATTCAGAGGAGACTCGTTCAGACAACGAGCAAGGAAATGTTCCAACAGAGGATGCTGCTCAAATTGGCAACGAAGAGATTGTTTGTATaatccctcctctctctggtACATATCTGGAGGATGAAATCTTGGATTTTTTGCAAGAAGACCCTGGCAGTAAGTGTGAGGATGTCAGTATTAGTACAGCATCCAATCAGACCTTCACCAAAAAATCAAAGTTGGAGTCCATTTGTGGTATAGCATTGGAAGAGGATAAGAGTGAACAGTACAGCACTGGCATGTTTTCGGACAACGCAAACCAACACAGTGATGACTACAGCTCAGGGATAATAAAGGATATTTGGACTGCAATAGGAGATGACAAATCTGTAACGTCAAAGCAAGGAGCAGAAAAACCAAGCGAGGGGCTATTCTCCGATGAGTCAGGCGGTTACTGCTGCAGCTGTCTGGAAGTGCAGGCAAAGGGAGTTCCAATTCAGGGACCTCAGAAAAAGGCAGTGCAGCGCTCAGAGTATCACCTTTGGGAAGGCaagaaagaagaacaggacttagccaaaaacaAACTCTCCAAGGTAGATGGTGCCGGGGATTACATGACTCCGTCCAAGCCCTGGGACTTGACCTCTGACAAGGAGAGTACATCATTCATCCTAGGAGGGGTGTATGGAGAGTTGAAGACACTAAGTGGCGATAAGAATTGGGCAGTTGTGCCGCCAAGTGACACCCAAGATAGCCTGCTACAGTGTGCCGCTGCAGCTGCATCTGCATCTGCTTCCAGCTCAGATATGCTTACCATCACTGGCACAGATGTGTTCATGAACACTGGCAGCTGCTTTGCCCCTGGGCACAGGCCCCTGTGGAGGCCTCTTGTGTCCTTTGGGCAGAGTGACCAGGCCATTAAAGGAGGCGGAGATGGATTGAATAAGGGATTTTCTTTCATCTTCCATGAAGATTTGCTTGGATCTTACGGAGGCTTGCATGGTGAGGAGCAAGGTTTAGATTACCCGTTTGCATCCTTCAACCTGAACAATCCCTTCTCCCAAGTCCTCCATGTTGAGTGTTCTTTTGAGCCTGAGGACATGGCATCATTCAGTCCAGGGTTCAAGCCCAAATCTATTCTTTGCTCGGACTCTGAGAATGACGCCTTCCACCCACGAATATATGGCATCAACCGGACGCAGTACAGGGCAATTCGCATTTCCCCCAGGACTCACTTCCGACCAATATCGGCCTCAGAGTTATCTCCTGGAGGAGTGAGTGATTCTGAGGCTGAAACTGACAAAGAGGAGATGAGTTTTCCCGTCCTGGCGCCGGTGGACGTCTTTGATGATCCTCAGGCAGACCTCAAACCTCTGGAGGAGGATGCAGAATGTGAGGGCCCTTATTACGGGAAGTCAGAACTGGAATCTGGTAAATTCTTACCCAGATTAAAGAAGTCTGGCATGGAGAAGAGTGCCCAGACCTCTCTGGATTCACAGGAGGGCTCCAGTACCCTCCTGCCAATTGCTGAGCAAGAGATATGCTTAGACTGCAAAACGGCAGCAGCTGCACCCACTGCAGGTGGACAGACAGACGTCTCAGTCGGCAAGATTCAAAAGGAGGAGTCTTCAGGAGAAAAGCAGTCCTGCTTATCTGCACCAGCAGGTCAGATCCACAAGTATGGGATTGCTTATGACTTTGTTGGAGATGTGCCAGAG TTCCCTCTGTTAAATATAAGTGGACAGGGAGGAACTGGCAACCAGCAAGACGAGTGCTGGTGGCAGAGCACACTCTGTTCCCCCCTTTTCCCTGGATCTCAGTGTACAG GGAGCAGCAACATTTGA